One stretch of Bacteroidota bacterium DNA includes these proteins:
- a CDS encoding iron-sulfur cluster assembly protein, whose product MANNEKPKEEITKEAVYASLKEVFDPEIPVSIVDLGLVYDVKIIDDWVGVKMTLTSQGCGLSTQIANNVRERVAALPGVADADVRIVWQPAWNPSMMSEEAKKKVQFVG is encoded by the coding sequence ATGGCAAATAATGAGAAACCTAAGGAAGAGATCACAAAAGAGGCAGTGTACGCTTCATTAAAGGAAGTGTTTGATCCGGAAATTCCTGTGAGTATTGTTGATCTTGGTCTTGTGTATGATGTAAAAATCATCGATGACTGGGTTGGTGTTAAAATGACACTCACCTCTCAGGGTTGCGGACTTTCCACACAGATTGCTAACAATGTTCGTGAACGAGTTGCCGCTTTACCAGGTGTCGCTGATGCCGATGTAAGAATCGTTTGGCAACCAGCATGGAATCCATCAATGATGAGCGAAGAAGCAAAGAAGAAAGTTCAATTTGTGGGTTGA
- a CDS encoding cupin domain-containing protein, which produces MNKSIEYSPNAIVSKMVIKKPTGQITLFAFDAGEELSEHTSPFEALVQIIDGSAEISIAERSFSLHTGESIILPANVPHAVKAAVRFKMLLTMIK; this is translated from the coding sequence ATGAACAAATCGATAGAATATTCACCGAACGCCATTGTCAGTAAAATGGTAATAAAAAAACCGACCGGACAGATTACATTATTTGCTTTCGATGCAGGTGAAGAATTAAGTGAACATACTTCCCCGTTTGAAGCACTTGTGCAAATTATTGATGGTTCAGCCGAAATAAGTATCGCTGAACGATCATTTAGTCTCCATACGGGAGAGTCAATTATCCTGCCGGCGAATGTACCGCATGCGGTAAAAGCAGCGGTGCGATTCAAAATGCTCTTAACCATGATCAAGTAA
- a CDS encoding ABC transporter permease, translated as MIRKSFLALLTTLKPSRALVSNILTAFEAITRNKLRSGLTSLGIVFGVASVISMLAIGRGAQQEILDQMKLLGTNNIIITPIIEQEEGKVDEDQNQKQNEKKKFSPGLTLQDGKSIIASLPGIESISPEVVLETIALRQGLKRSTKLVGVDSTFFVPSDYALEKGSYFSQTHLERSLPVAIIGHGIKTKFFTREDPIGKKIKCGKLWLTVIGVMKERNVSKQNIQHLGLRDYNFDIYSPVNTVLLRYKNRALVTRRDVQNAARGGNSNNDDNEQKKAVNYHQVDRLVVRVANTDQIRPLAEIISRMLQRRHNGMVDFSVTVPEELLKQEQRTKEIFNIVLGAIASISLIVGGIGIMNIMLASVMERTKEIGIRRAVGATRADITMQFLSEATTISVTGGIVGILLGFAISIVIEYTAEIHTIVSIISIFISFAISITIGITFGYFPAKRAADQDVIQSLRYE; from the coding sequence GTGATCAGAAAAAGTTTCCTTGCCTTATTAACAACTCTCAAACCTTCCAGAGCCCTCGTCAGTAATATTCTGACAGCGTTTGAAGCCATTACACGGAACAAACTCCGTTCAGGTCTTACATCTCTCGGAATCGTCTTTGGAGTCGCATCGGTCATTTCCATGCTTGCCATTGGCCGAGGTGCTCAACAGGAAATTCTGGATCAAATGAAACTGCTCGGGACGAACAATATCATCATCACACCTATTATTGAACAGGAAGAGGGTAAAGTAGATGAGGATCAGAACCAAAAACAAAATGAAAAAAAGAAATTCTCTCCCGGATTAACTCTTCAAGATGGAAAAAGCATCATTGCCTCATTACCTGGCATTGAATCCATTAGTCCTGAAGTAGTGTTGGAAACGATCGCCCTGCGCCAGGGATTGAAACGATCTACTAAATTAGTCGGTGTAGATTCAACATTTTTTGTCCCTTCAGATTACGCACTGGAGAAAGGTTCTTATTTTTCCCAAACACATTTGGAGCGTTCACTGCCAGTCGCAATTATTGGACACGGTATCAAAACGAAATTCTTTACTCGTGAAGACCCGATCGGTAAGAAGATTAAATGCGGAAAACTATGGCTTACCGTGATCGGCGTAATGAAAGAACGGAATGTTTCAAAACAAAATATTCAGCATCTGGGCTTAAGGGATTACAATTTTGATATCTATTCACCGGTCAATACCGTACTGTTGAGGTATAAAAACCGAGCTCTCGTAACCCGGCGTGATGTTCAAAATGCAGCCCGAGGAGGTAACTCTAATAATGATGATAACGAACAAAAAAAAGCAGTGAACTATCACCAGGTGGACAGATTGGTTGTGCGTGTAGCAAACACAGATCAGATTCGGCCACTTGCAGAAATTATTAGCAGAATGTTGCAGCGTCGACATAACGGTATGGTTGATTTCTCAGTAACTGTTCCCGAAGAATTGCTCAAACAGGAACAGCGGACAAAAGAAATTTTCAATATTGTCCTTGGAGCTATTGCATCCATTTCCCTTATTGTCGGCGGGATCGGAATCATGAATATCATGCTTGCTTCCGTAATGGAAAGAACAAAAGAGATCGGAATTCGCCGTGCTGTGGGAGCTACTCGCGCGGATATTACTATGCAATTCCTTTCCGAAGCGACAACGATTAGTGTCACTGGAGGAATTGTCGGAATTTTATTGGGGTTTGCGATCAGTATCGTTATCGAATACACGGCGGAAATTCATACGATCGTTTCAATTATCTCCATTTTCATTTCATTTGCAATTTCCATCACTATCGGCATCACTTTCGGATACTTCCCCGCTAAAAGAGCGGCAGATCAGGATGTCATCCAATCATTGCGCTATGAATAG
- a CDS encoding efflux RND transporter periplasmic adaptor subunit → MKIPNFIALYKNLTPKNRIIYGSSAGFFLIIILFLFFSNRGGASTDLIISPVKGEFIVSITTTGELQAKNSIEIKGPEQARAAGIWQMKISNLIAEGTVVKQGQFVAELDKAEIASRLKESELSVQKLNAQYTQTTLDSTLSLSQARDELVNLIFGLEEKKILLEQSTFEAPAVKRQAQIDFDRAERTIAQAKKNYVTKTKQSIAKIQAVEADLMKERQKMDIMKSVLMQFTILAPADGMVVYAREWNGKKKVVGATVSPWEPTVATLPDLSMMESITYVNEVDIQKIVVGQEVTLRLDADPNKKLSGNVVQVANIGEQRPNSDSKVFEVRIIINDRDTTLRPAMTTSNEITVAKVANVLSIPLEAVHTQDTTTFVYIKNGGIIKQEIKLGLQNDNAAVILKGVDEKDEIYLSPPGDASAIKLRRLKVTS, encoded by the coding sequence ATGAAAATTCCTAATTTCATCGCTCTCTATAAAAACCTAACACCAAAAAATCGAATTATTTACGGATCATCGGCGGGATTTTTCCTGATAATCATCCTGTTCCTTTTTTTTAGCAACCGAGGTGGTGCTTCAACAGATTTGATTATCTCTCCTGTAAAAGGGGAGTTTATTGTCTCTATAACAACGACAGGTGAGTTACAAGCAAAAAACTCCATAGAGATTAAAGGACCCGAACAAGCGCGTGCCGCCGGTATCTGGCAGATGAAAATTTCTAATCTGATTGCAGAAGGAACGGTAGTAAAACAAGGACAATTTGTTGCAGAACTTGATAAAGCGGAGATTGCCAGTAGATTGAAGGAATCAGAACTTTCAGTGCAAAAATTAAATGCACAATACACACAAACCACTTTGGATAGTACGCTGTCGCTCTCACAAGCGCGTGACGAACTTGTAAATTTAATCTTTGGTCTTGAAGAAAAAAAGATACTGCTTGAGCAGTCCACGTTTGAAGCACCCGCCGTAAAACGACAGGCTCAAATTGATTTTGACCGAGCGGAAAGAACAATTGCTCAGGCGAAAAAGAACTATGTAACAAAAACAAAACAATCCATCGCAAAAATACAGGCCGTAGAAGCAGATTTGATGAAGGAACGGCAGAAGATGGATATCATGAAAAGTGTTCTAATGCAATTCACCATTCTTGCTCCGGCTGATGGAATGGTTGTATACGCGCGTGAATGGAACGGAAAGAAAAAAGTCGTCGGGGCCACCGTCAGTCCGTGGGAACCAACCGTTGCAACGCTTCCTGATCTTAGTATGATGGAATCGATCACTTATGTGAATGAAGTAGATATTCAAAAAATTGTTGTCGGTCAAGAAGTAACTCTTCGATTGGATGCCGATCCCAATAAAAAATTATCCGGTAATGTTGTGCAGGTTGCTAATATTGGAGAGCAGCGTCCCAATTCAGATTCAAAAGTATTTGAAGTGCGAATCATCATCAATGATCGTGATACAACATTACGGCCTGCGATGACGACTTCAAATGAAATTACCGTAGCAAAAGTTGCCAATGTCCTCTCGATACCACTGGAAGCTGTTCACACTCAGGATACTACAACATTTGTCTACATCAAGAACGGCGGGATCATAAAGCAGGAAATTAAGCTTGGTCTTCAAAATGACAATGCTGCTGTTATCTTAAAAGGTGTAGACGAAAAAGATGAGATCTACCTATCGCCGCCGGGTGACGCGTCGGCGATAAAACTACGCAGACTGAAAGTCACATCGTGA
- a CDS encoding TolC family protein codes for MKILTKLFTLTFLVSNLSVLFAQQTDTLFLTLSESIRLGQENGPLSTMARAAYNNKKHRYKAFMAGFLPQLSIQADAPQFIRTINSITQPDGSSTFLLQRQAQSSLSLALMQQLPWTNTQISLYSRLNRLDNLETKSAVYRSTPLTFSLRQSLFSINTSAWNSELEELGYQSSHREFVEAMEDAAIDITNKFFGFYLAMMNVNNAQLNLSINDTLFQMSKGRFNVGRIAENDLLQSELAFLNARTQYESAYIEYDRSLQNFRHSIGVTDQRPIFVQPNETATFIDVEPAKALEYANQFRSDVLDFEVQKLTAERNVRQTESSNSFSMSIFANIGLNQKANTFGDAYINLLDQQEFSVQLQIPLYGFGTGSHAIESAEAERTRVETSVASQQFSFRQEVLYQVQRFRQLQTQVALSGKADTVAQRRFEVARERFVIGKIDVPNLFLAQSEKDAAYRARIQTLSDYWVTYYRLRRLTLYDFANKQTLVSVMN; via the coding sequence ATGAAAATTCTTACAAAATTATTTACCCTTACTTTTTTAGTTTCAAATCTCTCCGTCCTTTTCGCTCAACAAACAGATACACTTTTTTTAACGTTAAGCGAAAGCATACGCTTGGGTCAGGAAAACGGGCCACTCTCCACCATGGCACGAGCTGCGTATAACAATAAGAAACACCGTTATAAAGCATTTATGGCGGGATTCCTCCCACAACTTTCCATCCAAGCAGATGCACCACAATTCATACGAACCATCAACAGCATTACACAACCGGATGGCAGCAGTACATTTCTCTTACAACGCCAGGCGCAATCTTCCCTTTCACTTGCATTGATGCAACAACTGCCATGGACAAACACTCAAATATCGTTGTATTCACGATTGAACAGGTTAGATAATCTTGAAACGAAGAGCGCGGTCTATCGATCAACTCCGTTAACGTTTTCTTTACGCCAGTCATTATTTTCCATCAATACATCAGCCTGGAATTCGGAATTGGAAGAACTTGGATATCAATCATCGCACCGTGAATTTGTCGAAGCAATGGAAGATGCCGCGATTGATATAACGAATAAATTTTTTGGTTTTTATCTTGCAATGATGAATGTGAACAACGCTCAGCTCAATCTTTCCATCAATGACACGCTCTTTCAAATGTCAAAAGGACGATTTAATGTGGGGAGAATTGCAGAGAATGATCTTTTACAAAGCGAACTTGCATTCTTAAATGCACGGACCCAATACGAAAGTGCCTACATTGAATATGACCGGTCATTACAGAATTTTCGACATTCCATCGGTGTGACAGATCAACGACCCATCTTTGTTCAGCCAAACGAAACAGCAACATTTATTGATGTTGAGCCGGCAAAAGCTTTGGAATATGCCAATCAATTTCGGAGCGATGTTTTGGATTTTGAGGTTCAAAAATTGACCGCCGAACGGAATGTTCGACAGACGGAATCCAGTAACTCTTTTTCTATGTCCATCTTTGCGAATATCGGTTTGAATCAAAAGGCAAATACGTTTGGTGACGCATATATCAATTTATTGGATCAACAAGAATTCAGCGTTCAATTACAAATTCCTCTTTATGGATTCGGAACAGGAAGTCATGCCATAGAATCAGCGGAAGCGGAACGAACACGAGTGGAAACATCCGTTGCTTCACAGCAGTTCTCTTTTAGGCAGGAAGTGTTGTATCAAGTACAACGATTCCGACAGTTGCAAACTCAAGTAGCACTCTCCGGAAAAGCCGATACTGTGGCACAGCGTAGATTTGAAGTCGCTCGAGAACGATTTGTTATTGGTAAAATCGATGTTCCGAATTTGTTTCTGGCGCAATCAGAAAAAGATGCTGCATATCGCGCACGGATTCAAACATTGTCCGATTATTGGGTGACATATTACCGATTGCGCCGACTAACACTATACGATTTTGCAAATAAACAGACGCTTGTTTCGGTTATGAATTGA
- a CDS encoding isoprenylcysteine carboxylmethyltransferase family protein, with the protein MNILATVSFFVGTILIIYISRRSLLHPRSHGFFRFFAWEGILFLIILNAPYWIDNPRSASQIISWILLTVSIYPVVHGVFLLQVVGKPTDTADKGSDLAFEKTTILITSGIYRYIRHPLYASLIYLTWGVYFKNSTWMTTVISLGISLFLLETAKAEEKENAIHFGKRYTEYAGRTKMFIPYIW; encoded by the coding sequence ATGAATATTCTTGCCACAGTTTCTTTTTTTGTTGGAACAATCCTTATCATCTACATTTCAAGGAGGTCGTTGTTACATCCTAGATCACATGGATTTTTCAGATTCTTTGCATGGGAAGGAATACTGTTCCTGATCATTCTCAACGCCCCTTATTGGATCGACAATCCACGTTCAGCGTCCCAGATAATTTCATGGATATTGCTAACTGTATCAATATACCCAGTTGTTCATGGTGTTTTTCTTCTTCAGGTGGTAGGTAAGCCAACAGATACTGCAGACAAAGGATCGGATTTGGCATTTGAAAAAACAACGATTCTTATTACATCAGGTATATATCGATATATTCGACATCCATTGTATGCATCATTAATCTATTTAACATGGGGTGTATACTTCAAAAATAGTACGTGGATGACAACGGTGATTTCTCTCGGTATTTCATTATTCCTTCTTGAAACAGCAAAAGCAGAAGAAAAAGAGAATGCAATTCACTTTGGAAAGAGATATACTGAATATGCTGGCAGAACTAAAATGTTTATCCCATACATTTGGTAA
- a CDS encoding saccharopine dehydrogenase NADP-binding domain-containing protein: protein MAKILILGGSGFTGRLVARHLLERTTTEIVLAARNVDKVRSYADRLNGEFNGKRVSAVQADASDSQRLRQILKEINLLVVAAPTTQYAEIVIRAAIDSKTDYLDVQLNAQKLKLLKSYAQDIQRAGLCFITEAGFHPGLPAAMVRYVASHLDRIDTAVTAGYLNFGHSLPYTDAVNELMEYFKNYQAQIFQNRRWTNPSDFQIRQINFGSEIGIRSSYSMFFEELKDLPTMLPTLNDLGFYIAGSHWFVDWVITPIVFAGVKIGPQSIFRPMGKLMWWGMQTFPKPPYIVLLKVEATGLKDGKLAKIVATVSHTDGYELTAIPVVAALQQYLDGSARRPGLWMMGHLVDPIQLFKDMQSMGVRVTSLFI from the coding sequence ATGGCAAAAATATTAATTTTAGGTGGTTCCGGATTTACAGGCAGGTTAGTCGCTCGGCATTTGCTGGAACGCACCACGACAGAGATTGTTCTAGCTGCACGAAATGTCGATAAAGTACGATCATACGCAGATCGGTTAAATGGAGAGTTCAACGGCAAAAGGGTCTCTGCCGTACAGGCTGATGCATCTGATTCACAGAGGTTACGTCAGATACTCAAGGAGATTAATTTGTTGGTTGTCGCAGCACCCACAACACAATATGCAGAAATTGTTATCCGTGCTGCAATAGATTCTAAAACGGATTATCTTGACGTTCAGCTCAATGCACAAAAATTGAAACTCCTCAAATCGTACGCACAGGATATTCAACGCGCCGGATTATGCTTTATTACTGAAGCAGGATTTCATCCTGGACTTCCCGCAGCAATGGTTCGATATGTTGCTTCTCACCTTGACAGAATTGATACTGCCGTAACTGCCGGCTATTTAAATTTTGGCCACTCTCTTCCCTACACAGATGCTGTAAACGAATTGATGGAATATTTTAAGAACTACCAAGCACAAATTTTCCAAAATCGGCGCTGGACTAATCCATCGGATTTTCAAATACGTCAAATAAATTTTGGAAGTGAGATTGGAATCCGTAGTAGTTACTCGATGTTCTTTGAGGAACTGAAAGACCTCCCCACGATGCTCCCAACTCTTAACGATCTTGGGTTTTATATTGCGGGATCTCATTGGTTTGTGGATTGGGTGATTACGCCCATAGTATTTGCAGGAGTGAAGATTGGGCCGCAAAGTATTTTTCGTCCTATGGGTAAACTGATGTGGTGGGGTATGCAAACATTTCCCAAACCACCGTATATTGTTTTGCTCAAAGTTGAAGCTACTGGGTTAAAAGATGGAAAACTTGCAAAGATCGTTGCTACTGTGTCGCACACGGATGGTTATGAATTGACCGCTATTCCTGTTGTGGCAGCATTGCAGCAGTACTTGGATGGGTCAGCTCGTCGTCCTGGTTTATGGATGATGGGACATTTGGTTGATCCAATTCAACTTTTTAAGGATATGCAGAGTATGGGAGTCCGAGTAACGTCATTGTTTATATAA
- a CDS encoding GNAT family N-acetyltransferase, with product MNIKILQHTDIRLLPTVQPDGWSDIIPHFDFYTSSPFCFPIKVTIDDTIVGIGTTIIHHDVAWLAHIIVHKEYRKRGIGQFITEALVEDAKSKNCETIYLLATDLGAPVYEKVGFETETEYLFFKEIKLGKSEKLLVNIELYKEEFSEEVERMDRIISSEVRMFHLKSHLPHGFVYKNNSSIDGFYFPTFGDGLILANTKSAGIALLQLHLQSNERVVFPKNNVAVKNYLNGKGFQEVLTGKRMRLGKKRDVKFENIYNRIGGNLG from the coding sequence ATGAACATTAAAATCTTACAACATACCGATATAAGGTTACTTCCTACAGTACAACCTGACGGATGGTCTGATATTATACCACATTTTGATTTTTATACCTCGTCCCCATTCTGTTTTCCTATAAAAGTAACAATTGATGACACAATTGTAGGTATTGGCACAACAATAATTCATCATGACGTTGCATGGTTAGCGCATATTATTGTTCATAAGGAATATAGAAAACGGGGGATCGGGCAATTCATCACTGAAGCATTAGTGGAAGATGCAAAATCGAAGAATTGCGAAACAATCTATTTACTGGCTACAGATTTAGGAGCGCCCGTGTATGAGAAGGTCGGCTTTGAAACAGAGACCGAATACTTATTTTTCAAGGAGATTAAACTTGGAAAAAGTGAGAAACTATTAGTCAATATTGAACTATATAAGGAGGAATTTAGTGAAGAAGTAGAAAGGATGGACAGGATAATTTCATCCGAAGTGAGAATGTTTCACCTTAAAAGCCATCTTCCACATGGATTTGTGTATAAAAACAATTCTTCTATTGATGGTTTTTATTTTCCAACATTTGGCGATGGATTGATATTAGCAAATACAAAATCAGCAGGAATTGCGTTGCTTCAATTGCATTTGCAATCAAACGAGAGAGTTGTTTTTCCCAAAAATAATGTTGCCGTTAAAAACTATTTAAACGGAAAAGGTTTTCAAGAGGTTCTCACTGGAAAACGGATGCGTCTCGGAAAAAAGAGGGATGTAAAGTTTGAAAATATTTATAATAGAATTGGTGGGAATCTTGGATGA
- a CDS encoding FlgD immunoglobulin-like domain containing protein, whose amino-acid sequence MKKSFTVLKSLTLLLFIFTIQVVMAQTIVFTENFETGTANASWGSHYKGEETVLAKPMANAPKALTGGGNFVGLLQDLDGTFTGSAVATNGTVGLKDYSIEADVYCYVGGSLSSYSGIVVYADSSKKDFYKMRSDFDASARINFSGLKSDPNTFLPLFSKDFKAADILGGIPTVADWHKMKIEVRTISATKVGFWAYFDGQLLVGCPIYDTAATATAGKFGLYSFQQSATGLATYVDNIVVKTLPEPAIFTEDFETGTANASWGSHYKGEETVIAKPMANAPKALTGGGNFVGLLQDLDGTFTGSAVATNGTVGLKDYSIEADVYCYVGGSLSSYSGIVVYADSSKKDFYKMRSDFDASARINFSGLKSDPNTFLPLFSKDFKAADILGGIPTVADWHKMKIEVRTISATKVGFWAYFDGQLLVGCPIYDTAATATAGKFGLYSFQQSATGLATYVDNIVVRPLSVLSVPENGRKITPNNFDLSQNYPNPFNPETRISYRLLESGYTMLTVHDQLGRTIKTLVSQHQSFGEHTVVWNGEDESGNTVSSGIYFYSLNSGKGVLSKKMILLK is encoded by the coding sequence ATGAAGAAATCATTTACCGTTTTAAAATCGTTAACCTTGTTGTTATTCATATTTACAATTCAAGTTGTTATGGCGCAAACGATAGTTTTTACCGAAAATTTTGAAACTGGAACAGCAAATGCATCATGGGGAAGCCACTACAAAGGTGAAGAGACGGTTCTAGCAAAGCCGATGGCAAATGCTCCCAAAGCCCTCACGGGCGGCGGAAACTTTGTTGGTTTACTTCAGGATCTTGATGGAACATTTACCGGTTCTGCCGTAGCGACAAACGGAACGGTTGGTTTAAAAGATTACTCAATAGAAGCCGATGTGTATTGTTATGTGGGAGGTTCGCTGTCATCGTATTCCGGAATTGTTGTGTATGCGGATAGTTCGAAGAAAGATTTTTATAAGATGCGCTCCGATTTTGATGCCAGCGCTCGAATAAATTTTTCCGGACTGAAATCTGATCCGAACACATTTCTTCCGTTGTTCAGTAAAGATTTTAAAGCAGCTGATATTCTTGGAGGGATTCCTACGGTAGCTGACTGGCATAAAATGAAAATAGAAGTTCGTACAATTTCTGCAACTAAGGTAGGATTTTGGGCATATTTTGACGGACAGTTATTAGTCGGATGTCCGATTTATGATACTGCTGCAACGGCCACGGCGGGAAAATTTGGATTGTATTCTTTCCAGCAAAGCGCTACCGGACTAGCAACGTATGTTGATAATATCGTTGTGAAAACACTTCCTGAACCAGCAATCTTCACGGAAGACTTTGAAACTGGGACAGCAAATGCATCATGGGGAAGCCATTACAAAGGAGAAGAGACGGTAATAGCAAAGCCGATGGCAAATGCTCCCAAAGCCCTCACGGGCGGCGGAAACTTTGTTGGTTTACTTCAGGATCTTGATGGAACATTTACCGGTTCTGCCGTAGCGACAAACGGAACGGTTGGTTTAAAAGATTACTCAATAGAAGCCGATGTGTATTGTTATGTGGGAGGTTCGCTGTCATCGTATTCCGGAATTGTTGTGTATGCGGATAGTTCGAAGAAAGATTTTTATAAGATGCGCTCCGATTTTGATGCCAGCGCTCGAATAAATTTTTCCGGACTGAAATCTGATCCGAACACATTTCTTCCGTTGTTCAGTAAAGATTTTAAAGCAGCTGATATTCTTGGAGGGATTCCTACGGTAGCTGACTGGCATAAAATGAAAATAGAAGTTCGTACAATTTCTGCAACCAAGGTAGGATTTTGGGCATATTTTGACGGACAGTTATTAGTCGGATGCCCGATTTATGATACTGCTGCAACGGCCACGGCGGGAAAATTTGGATTGTATTCTTTCCAACAAAGTGCTACCGGACTAGCCACGTATGTGGATAATATCGTTGTGAGACCGCTCTCCGTACTTTCGGTTCCTGAGAATGGCAGAAAGATTACACCAAATAATTTCGATCTATCGCAAAATTATCCTAATCCTTTTAATCCGGAGACTAGAATTTCCTACAGGTTATTGGAAAGCGGATATACAATGCTGACTGTTCATGATCAATTAGGTCGTACAATAAAGACCCTCGTTTCTCAGCATCAATCGTTCGGCGAACACACCGTGGTTTGGAATGGTGAAGATGAATCAGGAAATACAGTTTCATCCGGCATATATTTCTATTCACTGAATTCAGGCAAAGGTGTGCTAAGTAAAAAAATGATTTTGCTCAAATAA